One window of Phycisphaeraceae bacterium genomic DNA carries:
- a CDS encoding methyltransferase domain-containing protein yields MPTATPSQPPSSREQPYVLGTGNDEAFRLGLQHRLWSNSAFDLWLRAGLQPGMRVLDLGCGPGHASLDIAQIVGAQGRVVGVDESAAFLKQLGQESEARRLHNIDRVLGDAQKLDHCLPSPATDDYFDMAYTRWVFCFVASPDEMVKGVRRVLRTGGKLLVQDYFNYEFGITLAPRREAFSRAIKAVGQSWRARGGNPDIMGELPRLLKRHGFEIEHMDVKQRIARPNTSMWHWPWTFFNSFLPKLVESGFLSQADCDAALKEMAAAVNDDGAFMLLPPVFELIAVKA; encoded by the coding sequence ATGCCCACCGCCACTCCATCCCAGCCGCCTTCGTCCCGCGAGCAGCCGTACGTCCTGGGCACGGGGAACGACGAGGCGTTCCGGCTCGGTCTTCAGCACCGGCTGTGGAGCAACTCGGCATTCGACCTTTGGCTCCGCGCCGGCCTGCAGCCGGGGATGCGGGTTCTTGACCTTGGTTGCGGCCCCGGCCACGCCTCGCTCGACATCGCGCAGATCGTGGGCGCGCAGGGGAGAGTTGTCGGCGTCGATGAATCCGCGGCATTCCTCAAGCAGCTCGGACAGGAATCCGAGGCGCGTCGGCTCCACAACATCGATCGCGTGCTGGGAGATGCGCAGAAGCTCGATCATTGTCTGCCTTCGCCCGCGACCGACGACTACTTCGACATGGCCTACACGCGCTGGGTCTTCTGCTTCGTCGCCAGTCCCGACGAGATGGTGAAGGGCGTCAGGCGTGTGCTGCGGACCGGCGGCAAACTTCTGGTGCAGGATTACTTCAACTACGAATTCGGCATCACGCTGGCGCCGCGGCGCGAGGCGTTCTCACGGGCGATCAAGGCTGTGGGGCAATCGTGGCGTGCACGGGGCGGCAACCCGGACATCATGGGAGAACTGCCGCGGCTTTTGAAGCGCCACGGCTTTGAGATCGAGCACATGGACGTGAAGCAACGCATCGCGCGTCCGAATACGAGCATGTGGCACTGGCCGTGGACATTCTTCAATTCGTTCCTGCCCAAACTCGTCGAATCGGGTTTCCTTTCGCAGGCGGATTGCGACGCGGCTCTGAAAGAGATGGCCGCAGCGGTGAACGACGACGGCGCGTTCATGCTGCTGCCGCCGGTCTTCGAGTTGATCGCGGTCAAGGCATAA
- a CDS encoding Hsp20/alpha crystallin family protein produces the protein MNIAFRRRPSELAANCCGPSSNASLSPLAQIFADPFIGEVLGGAWSTAPAPMPLDVTESESAFVVRADVPGFKKDQIALDVEKGVLTVRAEAAEEKDENTERYHRRERRSQSVTRRIALPEGVSENDIAADLSDGVLTITLPKAPQAQARKIAIK, from the coding sequence ATGAATATTGCATTCCGTCGTCGTCCCAGTGAACTCGCCGCCAATTGCTGCGGCCCGTCGTCGAACGCTTCGTTGAGCCCGCTCGCGCAGATCTTTGCCGATCCGTTTATCGGTGAGGTGCTGGGCGGCGCGTGGAGCACGGCGCCGGCGCCGATGCCGCTCGATGTCACCGAATCCGAGAGCGCTTTCGTCGTGCGCGCCGACGTCCCCGGTTTCAAGAAGGATCAGATCGCGCTCGACGTCGAGAAGGGCGTGTTGACCGTTCGCGCCGAAGCGGCGGAGGAGAAAGACGAAAACACCGAACGCTACCACCGCAGGGAGCGTCGCTCGCAGAGCGTGACGCGCCGCATCGCGCTGCCGGAAGGCGTCTCGGAAAACGACATTGCCGCGGATCTTTCGGACGGTGTGCTGACGATCACGCTGCCGAAGGCGCCGCAGGCCCAGGCGCGCAAGATCGCGATCAAGTAG
- a CDS encoding MFS transporter, with the protein MAWLLSYFRSFLPVAFPRFARRSYSLELITVICFSTTLGIVEGGVISNIAKRRFEDVVEAEALNFYVALLFAAPDLANILSFFWSGLSHGRPKIPLINLLQLCVILLIALMALTPVSSTGLFAMVAVAILARVCWSGIITLRPTVWRSNYPAIMRATAVGNFQTMQYVMAGVVGVVVGSVLNVHPGWFPPLVISVASVGLIAFFATRKQRVRREKQMRRAELDSAPIMKPWHGPLVVWRVLHKDPMWARFMLWMFVLGLGNMLLGPILTIVLRDQFDLGYLRSILITSSIMALVMPLSIPIWARYLDRSHVVRFRARQTWMFVGSATIACLGVLFHRVELLYLTAVLQGVAYGGGTLAWNLGHVDFAPPTHTSQYMASHVTLNGIRGLIAPFFAVGLYNGGVSAGLSILGLGVTTTSAAAVLAVSAIMSAIGATGFGRLLTHMGDRATLAKARSA; encoded by the coding sequence ATGGCCTGGCTGCTCTCCTACTTCCGCTCGTTTCTTCCGGTCGCGTTTCCGCGCTTTGCACGCCGGTCGTATTCGCTCGAACTCATCACCGTCATCTGCTTCTCGACCACGCTCGGCATCGTCGAAGGCGGCGTCATCTCCAACATCGCCAAGCGCCGCTTCGAGGACGTCGTCGAAGCCGAAGCGCTCAACTTTTACGTCGCTCTGCTCTTTGCTGCGCCCGATCTCGCCAACATTCTCAGTTTCTTCTGGTCGGGCTTGAGCCACGGACGCCCGAAGATCCCGCTCATCAATCTGCTCCAGCTCTGCGTGATCCTGCTGATCGCGCTCATGGCGCTGACACCGGTTTCGAGCACCGGGCTCTTTGCCATGGTTGCGGTCGCGATTCTGGCACGAGTCTGCTGGTCGGGGATCATCACACTCCGCCCAACCGTCTGGCGATCGAACTACCCGGCGATCATGCGCGCCACCGCCGTCGGCAATTTCCAGACCATGCAGTACGTGATGGCGGGCGTCGTGGGCGTCGTCGTCGGATCCGTTCTCAACGTCCACCCGGGCTGGTTCCCGCCGCTGGTCATCTCGGTTGCATCTGTCGGTCTCATCGCGTTCTTCGCGACCCGCAAGCAGCGTGTTCGCCGCGAGAAGCAAATGCGCCGCGCCGAACTCGACTCGGCGCCGATCATGAAACCGTGGCACGGGCCGCTTGTCGTCTGGCGCGTGCTCCACAAAGACCCGATGTGGGCGCGCTTCATGCTCTGGATGTTCGTGCTCGGCCTCGGCAACATGCTGCTCGGCCCCATTCTCACAATCGTACTGCGCGATCAATTTGACCTCGGCTACCTTCGCAGCATCCTGATCACCAGCTCGATCATGGCGCTCGTCATGCCGCTCTCGATCCCCATCTGGGCGCGCTATCTCGATCGCTCCCATGTCGTTCGCTTCCGCGCAAGACAAACGTGGATGTTCGTCGGCTCCGCGACGATCGCCTGTCTCGGCGTCCTCTTCCACCGCGTCGAACTCCTTTATCTCACCGCAGTCTTGCAGGGAGTCGCTTACGGCGGCGGCACGCTCGCGTGGAACCTGGGCCACGTTGATTTCGCGCCGCCCACGCACACCAGCCAGTACATGGCCTCGCACGTCACGCTCAACGGGATCCGCGGGCTCATCGCACCCTTCTTCGCGGTCGGCCTCTACAACGGCGGCGTGAGCGCGGGACTCTCGATTCTCGGCCTCGGCGTAACGACGACTTCCGCCGCCGCCGTCCTCGCCGTCAGCGCGATCATGAGCGCGATCGGCGCGACCGGCTTCGGCCGTTTGCTCACACATATGGGAGATCGCGCGACACTCGCCAAGGCTCGCTCCGCGTGA
- a CDS encoding type II secretion system protein, whose product MSDRNARRQEIAENSSSPRAFTLIELLVVIAVIALLIGILLPSLGAARNAARSTVCLNNTRQIAIAVTSYTVDNKWYPASYVYPDTETGQSWKIADQKGTDPQFGYLHWSFALFNSGQVPQNAFECPSAFGRGAPRTNPGPLTEDRDPNQFVDPATANITDRQARRMAYGANGAVIPRNKFYEEKGSRNNVLVGPSAVDGDRGGPGRVILAADYAYSINNGWATIGDEKGYEGGSDGFKSKSHRPFTPFRVRFGTGDPNEDYTVPAAKSKRYEYPDVSDKATTDIKLKKDLGAGDMTNSKTTLNVVGRHHPGGDASIGSANFVFFDGHADRMTVIDTISKRLWGNRYYSLSGDNTVYDPADDEKH is encoded by the coding sequence ATGTCGGACCGGAACGCGCGACGGCAGGAAATCGCAGAAAACTCGTCTTCTCCGCGTGCGTTTACGCTGATCGAACTCCTGGTGGTGATCGCGGTCATCGCGCTCTTGATCGGGATTCTGCTTCCGTCGCTTGGGGCAGCCCGGAATGCCGCCCGGTCGACGGTCTGCCTCAACAACACTCGGCAAATCGCGATCGCGGTCACGTCCTACACAGTGGACAATAAGTGGTATCCGGCTTCGTACGTCTACCCGGACACGGAGACCGGGCAGTCGTGGAAGATCGCGGATCAGAAAGGGACCGACCCGCAGTTCGGCTATTTGCACTGGTCGTTCGCGCTCTTCAACAGCGGACAGGTGCCGCAGAACGCGTTCGAGTGCCCGTCGGCGTTCGGAAGAGGCGCTCCGCGCACGAACCCCGGCCCGCTGACCGAAGACCGCGATCCGAATCAGTTCGTCGATCCCGCCACGGCGAATATCACCGACCGTCAGGCGCGACGGATGGCGTATGGCGCGAACGGCGCCGTGATTCCTCGCAACAAGTTTTACGAAGAGAAAGGGTCGCGAAACAACGTGCTCGTCGGCCCTTCCGCAGTCGATGGAGACCGTGGCGGCCCGGGCAGGGTCATTCTCGCTGCGGACTACGCGTACAGCATCAACAACGGATGGGCGACCATCGGCGACGAAAAGGGCTACGAGGGCGGCTCGGACGGCTTCAAGTCCAAGTCACACCGACCTTTCACGCCGTTCCGAGTGCGCTTCGGAACCGGTGATCCGAACGAGGACTACACAGTTCCCGCGGCAAAGTCGAAGCGATACGAGTATCCCGACGTTTCCGACAAAGCGACTACCGACATCAAACTGAAGAAAGACCTCGGCGCCGGCGACATGACCAATTCCAAGACGACACTCAACGTCGTCGGGCGCCATCATCCGGGCGGAGACGCGTCCATCGGCTCTGCAAACTTCGTGTTCTTTGATGGACACGCCGACCGAATGACCGTGATCGACACGATCTCGAAGCGCCTCTGGGGCAATCGCTACTACAGCCTCTCGGGCGACAACACCGTCTACGACCCTGCGGACGACGAAAAGCACTGA
- a CDS encoding aminotransferase class I/II-fold pyridoxal phosphate-dependent enzyme → MAQQLIDLRSDTVTRPTPEMRKVIANAEVGDEVLGDDPTVRKLEEKFAAHLGKSAACFVPTGTMANQTAIRAHTEPGDEIICSEGSHIIHYETGAPAALSGCMIRTIVNPRGLFDVADVTPLVRQDAYHFPHSRLLTVENTHNRGGGTVWPLEQIQRVTAEARKHKLRLHLDGARLWNASVASGVAMKEYAKHFDTISCCFSKGLGAPVGSAVAGDAETILRVQRFKKMFGGMTRQVGILAAAALYAMDNHVQRLAEDHANAKKLAELIASIPGLSIALAPVETNILYFDIAQDVPLTAQQLSDKLKAQNVLMLATGPRRIRCVTHLDVKAPMIEQAAQAIEQCVTGRTAARATVGV, encoded by the coding sequence ATGGCACAGCAGCTCATCGATCTCCGGTCCGACACGGTTACACGCCCCACCCCCGAGATGCGCAAGGTCATCGCGAACGCCGAAGTGGGCGACGAGGTGCTCGGCGACGATCCGACCGTGCGAAAGCTCGAAGAGAAATTCGCGGCACACCTGGGCAAGTCCGCCGCGTGCTTCGTCCCCACCGGCACGATGGCGAATCAGACCGCCATCCGCGCCCACACCGAACCGGGCGACGAGATCATCTGCTCCGAAGGTTCGCACATCATCCACTACGAAACCGGCGCCCCCGCGGCACTCTCGGGCTGCATGATCCGCACGATCGTCAATCCGCGCGGGCTCTTCGATGTCGCGGATGTCACGCCCCTGGTGCGCCAGGATGCGTATCACTTCCCCCACTCGCGTCTGCTCACCGTCGAGAACACCCACAACCGAGGCGGCGGCACGGTCTGGCCCCTCGAGCAGATCCAGCGCGTCACCGCCGAGGCACGCAAGCACAAGCTGCGGCTGCACCTCGATGGCGCTCGACTCTGGAACGCGAGCGTCGCCAGCGGCGTCGCGATGAAGGAATACGCGAAGCATTTCGACACGATCTCGTGCTGTTTTTCCAAGGGCCTCGGCGCGCCGGTCGGCTCGGCGGTCGCGGGTGATGCGGAAACCATCCTGCGCGTGCAGCGCTTCAAGAAGATGTTCGGCGGCATGACAAGGCAGGTCGGAATCCTTGCCGCGGCGGCGCTCTACGCGATGGACAATCACGTGCAGCGGCTCGCCGAAGACCATGCCAACGCGAAGAAACTGGCGGAACTGATCGCGAGCATCCCCGGGCTCTCGATCGCGCTCGCGCCGGTCGAAACGAACATCCTGTACTTCGACATCGCCCAGGATGTGCCGCTGACGGCGCAGCAGCTCTCGGACAAACTGAAAGCCCAGAACGTGCTGATGCTCGCGACCGGCCCGCGCCGCATCCGTTGCGTGACGCACCTGGATGTCAAGGCGCCGATGATCGAGCAGGCGGCGCAGGCGATCGAGCAATGCGTGACGGGACGAACGGCGGCGCGCGCAACGGTGGGCGTCTGA